A region from the Pseudomonas sp. KU26590 genome encodes:
- the choW gene encoding choline ABC transporter permease subunit, with the protein MLTDHKIPLGEYIAGFVEWLTQHGASTFDAIASSLETMIHGLTGGLTWFNPFVLIGLVALLAHFIQRKWGLTAFVIISFLLILNLGYWQETMETLAQVLFATAVCVVIGVPLGIIAAHKPMFYTCMRPVLDLMQTVPTFVYLIPTLTLFGLGVVPGLISTVVFAIAAPIRLTYLGICDVPQELLDAGKAFGCSRRQLLSRIELPHAMPSIAAGITQCIMLSLSMVVIAALVGADGLGKPVVNALNTADIALGFEAGLAIVLLAIMLDRICKQPDAKVRTDA; encoded by the coding sequence ATGCTGACTGATCATAAAATCCCCCTGGGCGAGTACATCGCCGGCTTTGTCGAATGGCTGACGCAACACGGCGCCAGCACCTTCGACGCCATCGCTTCCTCACTGGAAACCATGATTCACGGCCTGACCGGCGGGCTGACCTGGTTCAACCCCTTCGTGCTGATCGGCCTGGTTGCCCTGCTCGCCCACTTCATTCAGCGCAAATGGGGCCTGACCGCCTTTGTGATCATTTCCTTCCTGCTGATCCTCAATCTGGGGTACTGGCAGGAAACCATGGAGACCCTGGCGCAGGTGCTGTTCGCCACGGCGGTCTGTGTGGTGATCGGCGTGCCGCTGGGCATCATTGCCGCGCACAAGCCGATGTTTTACACCTGCATGCGCCCCGTGCTCGACCTGATGCAGACGGTTCCTACTTTCGTTTACCTGATCCCGACCCTGACCCTGTTCGGCCTCGGCGTGGTACCAGGCCTGATTTCGACGGTGGTGTTCGCGATCGCTGCGCCGATTCGCCTGACGTATCTGGGCATCTGTGATGTCCCGCAAGAACTCCTCGACGCAGGTAAAGCCTTCGGCTGCTCGCGTCGTCAGTTGCTGTCCCGTATCGAACTGCCCCATGCCATGCCGAGCATCGCGGCCGGCATCACCCAATGCATCATGCTGTCGCTGTCGATGGTGGTGATCGCCGCGCTGGTGGGTGCGGACGGCTTGGGCAAACCTGTGGTCAACGCACTGAACACTGCTGATATCGCTCTGGGCTTCGAAGCGGGCCTGGCGATCGTATTGCTGGCGATCATGCTCGACCGGATCTGCAAACAACCGGACGCCAAAGTGAGGACCGACGCATGA
- the choV gene encoding choline ABC transporter ATP-binding protein, translating to MSIIKFDQVDVVFSKDPREALKLLDQGLTRAEILKKTGQIVGVEKATLEVNKGEICVLMGLSGSGKSSLLRCINGLNTVSRGSLFVEHEGKQINIAACTPAELKMMRTKRIAMVFQKFALMPWLTVRENISFGLEMQGRPEKERRALVDEKLELVGLTQWRNKKPDELSGGMQQRVGLARALAMDADILLMDEPFSALDPLIRQGLQDELLALQKKLNKTIVFVSHDLDEALKLGTRIAIMKDGRIIQYSVPEEIVLNPADEYVRTFVAHTNPLNVLCGRSLMRPITQCTRINGSQVCLDPSDDTWIDLSEGNAITGAHQHGATLDLQSWEPGQSVETLGRKPTVVHSDIGMRDALQIRYHTGNKLVLQENNQLVGILGDSELYHALLGKNHG from the coding sequence ATGAGCATCATCAAATTCGATCAGGTTGACGTCGTCTTCTCCAAAGACCCGCGTGAGGCACTCAAGCTGTTGGACCAGGGCCTTACGCGGGCAGAAATCCTCAAGAAAACCGGCCAGATCGTCGGCGTCGAAAAAGCCACGCTGGAGGTCAACAAAGGCGAGATCTGTGTGCTGATGGGCCTGTCCGGCTCGGGCAAATCCAGCCTGCTGCGGTGCATCAACGGCCTGAACACGGTCAGCCGCGGGTCGCTGTTCGTCGAGCACGAAGGCAAGCAGATCAACATCGCGGCCTGTACCCCCGCCGAGCTGAAAATGATGCGCACCAAGCGCATCGCGATGGTGTTCCAGAAGTTCGCCTTGATGCCTTGGCTGACGGTGCGCGAGAACATCAGTTTCGGTCTGGAAATGCAGGGACGCCCCGAGAAAGAGCGGCGCGCGCTGGTGGATGAAAAGCTTGAACTGGTGGGCCTGACCCAGTGGCGCAACAAGAAGCCGGACGAGCTGTCAGGCGGCATGCAGCAACGTGTCGGCCTGGCGCGCGCGTTGGCGATGGACGCTGACATTCTGCTGATGGACGAGCCGTTTTCGGCCCTCGATCCGCTGATCCGTCAGGGCTTGCAGGATGAACTGCTGGCGCTGCAAAAGAAGCTGAACAAGACCATCGTCTTCGTGAGTCATGACCTGGACGAAGCGCTCAAGCTCGGCACCCGCATCGCGATCATGAAGGACGGGCGGATCATTCAGTACAGCGTGCCGGAAGAGATCGTACTGAACCCTGCCGATGAGTACGTGCGGACATTCGTCGCCCACACCAACCCGCTCAACGTGCTGTGCGGTCGCAGCCTGATGCGCCCGATCACCCAGTGCACGCGCATCAACGGTTCTCAGGTCTGCCTGGACCCGAGCGACGACACATGGATTGATCTCTCTGAAGGCAACGCCATCACCGGCGCCCACCAGCATGGCGCGACCCTTGATCTGCAGAGCTGGGAGCCGGGCCAGTCGGTGGAAACCCTCGGCCGCAAACCGACCGTTGTCCACTCCGACATCGGCATGCGCGACGCTCTGCAGATCCGCTACCACACCGGCAACAAGCTGGTGTTGCAGGAGAATAACCAACTGGTCGGCATCCTCGGCGACAGCGAGCTGTACCACGCGTTGCTGGGCAAGAATCACGGCTGA
- the betI gene encoding transcriptional regulator BetI: MPKVGMQPIRRQQLIQATLTAVDQVGMGDASIALIARLAGVSNGIISHYFQDKNGLIAATMRHLMNALIASVAERRRALNEDSPRAHLKVIIEGNFDSSQVNGPAMKTWLAFWATSMHSPSLHRLQRINDHRLYSNLCCQFRRALPLDEARSAARGLAALIDGLWLRGALSGDAFDTEQALRIAYEYMDFQLAKAPS, from the coding sequence ATGCCCAAGGTCGGTATGCAACCCATTCGGCGTCAACAGTTGATCCAGGCCACCCTGACGGCGGTCGATCAGGTTGGGATGGGCGATGCGAGCATTGCGCTGATCGCCAGACTGGCAGGGGTCTCCAACGGCATCATCAGTCACTACTTTCAGGACAAGAACGGCCTGATCGCAGCGACGATGCGCCATTTGATGAATGCGCTGATCGCCAGCGTCGCCGAGCGGCGCCGGGCATTGAACGAGGACAGCCCACGGGCTCACCTGAAAGTGATCATCGAAGGCAACTTCGATTCCAGCCAGGTCAACGGTCCAGCGATGAAAACCTGGCTCGCCTTCTGGGCAACCAGCATGCATTCGCCCTCGCTGCACAGGCTGCAGCGGATCAACGATCACCGCCTGTATTCCAACCTCTGCTGCCAGTTCCGTCGCGCATTGCCGTTGGACGAAGCACGCAGCGCAGCCCGGGGGCTGGCGGCATTGATCGACGGCCTATGGCTGCGCGGCGCGCTTTCGGGCGACGCCTTCGACACCGAACAAGCGCTACGGATCGCCTACGAGTACATGGACTTTCAACTGGCAAAAGCGCCGAGCTGA
- the betB gene encoding betaine-aldehyde dehydrogenase: MARFELQKLYIDGGYVDASSTATFDAINPANGEVLAQVQRATQEDVERAVVSAEKGQKIWAAMTAMERSRILRRAVDILRERNDELAELETLDTGKAISETKYVDIVTGADVLEYYAGLVPAIEGEQIPLRDTSFVYTRREPLGVTVGIGAWNYPIQIALWKSAPALAAGNAMIFKPSEVTSLTTLKLAEIYTAAGVPDGVFNVLTGAGSEVGSWLTEHPRIEKISFTGGVQTGKKVMASASSSSLKEVTMELGGKSPLIIFDDADLDRAADIAMMANFYSSGQVCTNGTRVFVPSALKAAFEAKILERVKRIRVGNPQDDNTNFGPLVSFAHMENVLGYITKGKEEGARLLIGGDRLTEGELGNGAFVAPTVFTDCTDEMTIVKEEIFGPVMSILSYDTEEEVIRRANDTEMGLAAGIVTRDLNRAHRVIHQLEAGICWINAWGESDAKMPVGGYKQSGVGRENGISSLAQYTRIKSVQVELGDYASVF, from the coding sequence ATGGCCCGTTTCGAATTGCAAAAACTCTACATTGACGGCGGCTACGTGGACGCCAGCAGCACCGCAACCTTCGACGCCATCAACCCGGCCAATGGCGAAGTCCTGGCCCAGGTGCAGCGCGCAACCCAGGAAGACGTCGAACGCGCCGTTGTCAGCGCTGAAAAGGGCCAGAAAATCTGGGCCGCCATGACCGCCATGGAGCGCTCGCGCATCCTGCGTCGTGCCGTCGACATCCTGCGTGAACGCAACGATGAGTTGGCCGAACTGGAAACACTGGACACCGGTAAAGCGATCTCCGAAACCAAATACGTCGACATCGTCACCGGCGCCGACGTGCTGGAGTATTACGCCGGTCTGGTGCCCGCCATCGAAGGCGAGCAGATTCCGCTGCGTGACACCTCGTTCGTCTACACCCGCCGCGAGCCGCTGGGCGTCACCGTCGGCATCGGCGCGTGGAACTACCCGATCCAGATCGCCCTGTGGAAGTCCGCACCGGCGCTGGCCGCCGGCAACGCGATGATCTTCAAGCCAAGCGAAGTTACCTCGCTGACCACGCTGAAACTGGCAGAAATCTACACCGCAGCCGGCGTGCCGGACGGCGTGTTCAACGTGCTGACTGGCGCCGGCAGCGAGGTCGGCAGCTGGCTGACCGAGCACCCGCGCATCGAGAAGATCTCTTTCACCGGCGGCGTACAGACCGGCAAGAAAGTCATGGCCAGCGCGTCGAGTTCTTCGCTCAAGGAAGTGACCATGGAGCTGGGCGGCAAGTCCCCGCTGATCATTTTCGACGACGCCGATCTGGATCGTGCCGCCGACATCGCGATGATGGCCAACTTCTACAGCTCGGGTCAGGTCTGCACCAATGGCACTCGCGTGTTCGTGCCGAGCGCCCTGAAGGCGGCCTTCGAAGCGAAAATTCTTGAGCGCGTCAAACGCATCCGCGTTGGTAATCCGCAGGACGACAATACCAACTTCGGCCCACTGGTGAGCTTCGCACACATGGAAAACGTGCTCGGCTACATCACCAAGGGCAAGGAAGAAGGCGCCCGCCTGCTGATCGGCGGCGACCGTCTGACCGAGGGCGAACTGGGCAACGGCGCGTTCGTTGCGCCGACGGTCTTCACCGACTGCACCGATGAAATGACCATCGTCAAAGAGGAAATCTTCGGCCCGGTCATGAGCATCCTCAGCTACGACACCGAAGAAGAAGTGATCCGTCGCGCCAACGACACCGAAATGGGTCTGGCTGCGGGCATCGTGACCAGGGACCTGAACCGCGCGCACCGCGTGATCCATCAACTGGAAGCCGGTATCTGCTGGATCAACGCCTGGGGCGAGTCCGACGCGAAGATGCCGGTCGGTGGCTACAAGCAGTCGGGCGTGGGCCGCGAGAACGGCATCAGCTCGCTGGCGCAATACACCCGCATTAAATCGGTACAGGTCGAGCTGGGCGATTACGCGTCGGTGTTCTGA
- the betA gene encoding choline dehydrogenase produces the protein MSQEFDYIIIGAGSAGNTLAARLTEDAGVTVLLLEAGGPDYRADFRTQMPAALAFPLQGRRYNWAYETEPEPHMNNRRMECGRGKGLGGSSLINGMCYIRGNAMDYDGWAKNPGLDDWSYLDCLPYFRKAETRDIGPNDYHGGEGPVSVTTPKAGNNPLFAAMVEAGVQAGYPRTDDLNGYQQEGFGPMDRTVTPFGRRASTARGYLDEAKKRSTLTIVTHALTDRILFDNKRAVGVAYMVGDSDTRIEARARKEVLLCGGAIASPQILQRSGVGPAPLLKKLDIPVVHDLPGVGENLQDHLEMYLQYACTEPVSLYPSLLWWNQPAIGAEWMFLGKGIGASNQFEAGGFIRSRKEFEWPNIQYHFLPVAINYNGSKGVQEHGFQAHVGSMRSPSRGRVQLKSKNPREYPSILFNYMASEQDWQEFRDGIRLTREIMQQPALDKYRGREISPGIDVQSDEQLDTFIREHAETAYHPSCSCKMGTDEMAVVDGQGRVHGMEGLRVVDASIMPLITTGNLNAPTIMMAEKIADKIRGRAPLPRSTADYYVAGDAPVRGKPMREVGPLAQ, from the coding sequence ATGTCCCAAGAATTCGATTACATCATCATCGGCGCCGGCTCGGCCGGTAACACCCTGGCAGCCCGTCTCACCGAAGACGCAGGCGTCACCGTGCTGTTGCTTGAAGCAGGCGGCCCGGACTATCGCGCTGACTTCCGTACGCAAATGCCGGCCGCGCTCGCGTTCCCACTGCAAGGCCGTCGCTACAACTGGGCCTACGAGACCGAGCCAGAGCCGCACATGAACAACCGCCGCATGGAATGCGGTCGCGGCAAGGGCCTGGGTGGCTCGTCGCTGATCAACGGCATGTGCTACATCCGCGGCAACGCCATGGACTACGACGGCTGGGCGAAAAACCCGGGGCTGGACGACTGGTCCTACCTCGATTGCCTGCCGTACTTCCGCAAGGCCGAAACCCGCGACATCGGCCCGAACGACTACCACGGTGGCGAAGGCCCGGTCAGCGTGACCACGCCCAAGGCCGGCAATAACCCGCTGTTCGCCGCGATGGTTGAAGCAGGCGTGCAAGCCGGTTATCCGCGCACCGACGACCTCAACGGCTATCAGCAGGAAGGTTTCGGCCCGATGGACCGCACCGTCACGCCGTTCGGCCGTCGCGCCAGCACCGCCCGTGGCTATCTGGACGAAGCGAAGAAGCGCTCGACCCTGACCATCGTCACTCACGCACTGACCGACCGGATTCTGTTCGATAACAAGCGCGCCGTCGGCGTGGCCTACATGGTCGGCGACAGCGACACCCGCATCGAAGCGCGCGCTCGCAAGGAAGTCCTGCTGTGTGGCGGCGCAATTGCCTCGCCGCAGATCCTGCAGCGTTCCGGCGTCGGCCCTGCGCCGCTGCTGAAGAAGCTCGACATCCCGGTCGTTCACGACCTGCCGGGCGTTGGCGAGAACCTGCAAGACCACCTGGAAATGTATTTGCAGTACGCCTGCACAGAGCCGGTCTCGCTGTACCCTTCGCTGCTGTGGTGGAACCAGCCGGCCATCGGTGCAGAGTGGATGTTCCTCGGCAAAGGCATCGGCGCCAGCAACCAGTTCGAGGCGGGCGGTTTCATTCGTTCGCGCAAGGAATTCGAGTGGCCGAACATTCAGTACCACTTCCTGCCGGTCGCGATTAACTACAACGGCAGCAAGGGCGTACAAGAGCATGGTTTCCAGGCGCACGTGGGTTCGATGCGTTCGCCAAGCCGTGGTCGCGTGCAGTTGAAGTCGAAGAATCCCCGCGAGTACCCGAGCATTCTTTTCAACTACATGGCGTCCGAGCAGGACTGGCAGGAATTCCGCGACGGCATTCGCCTGACCCGCGAGATCATGCAGCAGCCAGCACTGGACAAATACCGTGGCCGCGAAATCAGCCCGGGCATCGACGTGCAGAGCGACGAGCAGCTGGACACGTTTATCCGTGAGCATGCAGAGACTGCTTATCACCCGTCCTGCTCGTGCAAGATGGGCACCGATGAAATGGCTGTCGTCGATGGCCAGGGCCGCGTCCACGGGATGGAAGGGCTGCGTGTGGTGGATGCGTCGATCATGCCGCTGATCACCACCGGCAACCTCAACGCGCCGACGATCATGATGGCCGAGAAAATCGCCGACAAGATCCGTGGCCGCGCCCCGCTGCCGCGCAGCACCGCCGATTACTATGTCGCAGGCGACGCGCCAGTACGTGGCAAGCCGATGCGTGAAGTGGGCCCGTTGGCGCAGTAA
- a CDS encoding TldD/PmbA family protein gives MFDFSAQLKQRFAALQSSAPFFSLRYVKQTSQHLSVRKNVAEPPHLSIDEGAMLTVRINGVEAYAATNDISQRGLQTALEQAESQARQLAPHSLLDLRDHAVATARADYLSPNLQRAFPSLSDCYALLNAESASVPKDERLVNWQVSLGLENVEQIYLNNAGAEIRQAQRFVFPGLTVTAYDGQDSQTRSLGRENFGQQGGAEVIASCGIIGAAVNVADQALQLVMAPNTPSGPRDLLLTPDQMTLQIHESIGHPLELDRILGDERNYAGTSFVKASDFGSLQYGSSLLNVTFDPEIPEQLASYGFDDDGTPASKQFLIKDGVLVRPLGGALSQYRSGMEGVANSRASSWNRAPIDRMANLNIEPGDQSMAQLIGGIEHGILMSTNRSWSIDDARNKFQFGCEWGQLIENGELKGVVKNPNYRAISAQFWRNLSAVGDGSTFKVLGTPNCGKGEPNQVIRVGHASPACVFASVDVFGGDA, from the coding sequence ATGTTCGACTTCTCCGCTCAGCTCAAGCAGCGGTTCGCCGCCCTGCAGAGCAGCGCCCCGTTTTTCTCCCTTCGCTACGTCAAACAGACCAGCCAGCACCTGTCGGTGCGCAAGAACGTCGCCGAGCCGCCGCATCTGAGCATCGACGAAGGCGCGATGCTGACCGTGCGTATCAATGGCGTCGAAGCCTACGCGGCCACCAATGACATCTCCCAGCGCGGGCTTCAGACGGCGCTGGAGCAGGCGGAGAGTCAAGCGCGGCAGCTGGCCCCGCATTCCCTCCTCGACCTGCGCGACCACGCTGTCGCCACTGCCCGAGCCGATTACCTTTCGCCCAACCTGCAAAGAGCGTTTCCGTCACTCAGCGATTGCTACGCCCTGCTCAACGCCGAATCGGCATCGGTGCCCAAGGACGAGCGCCTGGTCAACTGGCAGGTCAGCCTGGGCCTCGAGAACGTCGAACAGATCTACCTGAACAACGCCGGCGCCGAGATCCGTCAGGCCCAGCGCTTCGTCTTCCCTGGCTTAACCGTCACGGCTTACGACGGCCAAGACAGCCAAACCCGCAGCCTCGGTCGCGAGAACTTCGGCCAGCAAGGCGGCGCGGAAGTCATCGCGTCGTGCGGGATCATTGGCGCGGCGGTCAACGTTGCCGATCAGGCGCTGCAACTGGTCATGGCGCCGAACACGCCCTCCGGCCCGCGCGATCTGTTGCTCACACCCGACCAGATGACCCTGCAAATCCACGAATCCATCGGCCACCCGCTGGAGCTGGACCGCATCCTCGGCGATGAGCGCAATTACGCCGGGACCAGCTTCGTCAAAGCCAGCGACTTCGGCAGCCTGCAATACGGCTCAAGCCTGCTCAACGTGACGTTCGATCCTGAAATCCCCGAGCAACTGGCGAGCTACGGCTTTGATGACGACGGCACGCCGGCGAGCAAGCAATTTCTGATCAAGGACGGCGTACTGGTGAGGCCGCTGGGCGGCGCGCTGTCGCAATACCGCAGCGGCATGGAAGGCGTCGCAAACAGCCGCGCATCCAGCTGGAACCGCGCACCCATCGACCGCATGGCCAACCTCAACATCGAGCCGGGCGACCAGTCGATGGCGCAGCTCATTGGCGGCATCGAACACGGCATCTTGATGAGCACCAACCGCTCGTGGTCGATCGACGATGCTCGCAACAAATTCCAGTTCGGCTGTGAGTGGGGTCAACTCATCGAGAACGGCGAACTCAAGGGCGTGGTGAAAAACCCGAACTACCGTGCGATCTCCGCCCAGTTCTGGCGCAACCTCAGCGCGGTCGGCGACGGCAGCACCTTCAAGGTCCTCGGCACGCCCAACTGCGGCAAAGGCGAACCCAATCAAGTGATCCGCGTGGGGCATGCCTCGCCCGCTTGCGTGTTCGCGAGCGTTGATGTTTTCGGAGGTGACGCATGA
- a CDS encoding TldD/PmbA family protein, translating to MSHQAQFKALAEWLHGAITADERYTLSYDAEASDFIRFNHAKVRQAGHVQQASVTFKLIAAGRHANLNLTLSGDGEVDQQRLSDALLQLRETLTLLPEDPYLQLNEEAWQSSNVQETPLPDSAHVVEQIAQLGEGLDLVGIYAAGPIYRGFASSSGALGWHQANSLNFDWSLFHENGQAVKANYAGHTWTDEGFARRFALAREQLAFLGRPAHALAPGQYRAYLAPAALEEVMGMLCWGGFSAQSLADKTSPLQRLYDGQARLSPLVSLNEQVSGSLSPAFSGEGYPRRDLSLVAEGVARDRMIDSRSAAEYGLVANGAGWGESPSALSMEGGSLALDEVLKALGTGLYISNLWYLNFSDRTAGRITGMTRFATFWVEDGQIKAPVNTMRFDDSIFALLGTALEQLTTERELLLSTSTYSQRQTASNLLPGALLSGLTLTL from the coding sequence ATGTCCCATCAAGCGCAATTCAAAGCCCTGGCCGAGTGGCTACACGGCGCGATCACGGCGGACGAGCGTTACACCCTAAGCTATGACGCCGAAGCCTCGGACTTCATTCGCTTCAATCACGCCAAGGTGCGCCAGGCCGGGCACGTGCAGCAAGCCAGCGTGACCTTCAAGCTGATCGCCGCAGGCCGCCACGCTAACCTGAACCTCACGCTGTCGGGCGATGGCGAGGTGGATCAACAACGCCTGAGCGACGCCCTGCTTCAGCTGCGCGAAACCCTGACGCTGTTGCCGGAAGATCCTTACCTGCAACTGAATGAAGAGGCCTGGCAGAGCAGCAACGTGCAGGAGACGCCACTGCCGGACAGCGCCCATGTGGTCGAGCAGATCGCGCAACTGGGCGAGGGGCTGGATCTGGTCGGCATCTACGCGGCCGGTCCGATCTATCGCGGCTTCGCCAGTTCAAGCGGTGCGCTGGGCTGGCATCAGGCCAATAGTCTCAATTTCGACTGGAGCCTGTTCCACGAGAACGGACAGGCGGTGAAAGCCAACTACGCCGGGCACACATGGACGGATGAAGGCTTTGCACGGCGATTCGCCCTGGCCCGTGAGCAATTGGCGTTTCTTGGACGCCCGGCACATGCCCTCGCGCCCGGGCAATACCGCGCCTATCTGGCGCCTGCCGCACTGGAAGAAGTCATGGGCATGCTGTGCTGGGGTGGTTTCTCTGCGCAGTCGCTGGCCGACAAGACCAGTCCCTTGCAACGGCTGTATGACGGCCAGGCCAGGTTGAGTCCGCTGGTGAGTTTGAACGAGCAGGTCAGCGGTTCGTTGTCCCCTGCGTTTTCCGGCGAGGGTTATCCGCGCAGGGACCTGTCGCTCGTCGCCGAAGGCGTCGCCCGGGATCGGATGATCGACTCGCGCAGCGCCGCCGAATACGGCCTTGTCGCCAACGGCGCGGGCTGGGGCGAGTCGCCGAGCGCGCTGAGCATGGAGGGCGGTTCACTGGCGCTGGATGAAGTCTTGAAAGCGCTGGGCACGGGTCTGTACATCAGCAACTTGTGGTACCTGAATTTCTCGGACCGCACCGCCGGGCGCATCACCGGCATGACGCGCTTCGCCACGTTCTGGGTCGAAGATGGGCAGATCAAGGCACCGGTCAACACCATGCGCTTCGACGACAGTATCTTCGCGCTGCTGGGCACGGCGCTGGAACAACTGACCACAGAAAGGGAACTCTTGCTGTCGACGAGCACCTACAGTCAGCGTCAGACCGCCTCGAACCTGCTGCCCGGCGCGCTGCTGAGTGGGTTGACGCTGACGCTTTAA
- the mdtD gene encoding multidrug transporter subunit MdtD codes for MPTSTPQLDARTLRWMPWVIAIAFFMQSLDGTILNTALPSMARSLAEDPLRMQSVIIAYMLTIALLIPASGWISDRFGIKRIFFSAILLFSFGSLLCAVSNSVGMLVGARVIQGLGGALMMPVGRLIVLRAYPRTELVRTLSFITMPALLGPLMGPTVGGWLVEYLSWHWIFLINLPVGILGCFAVRKFIPDLQGGGRTRFDLVGFGLFGASMVLITIALEGLGELHLPHLRVVMLLFGGMACLAAYWLRASHVEAPLFSAQLFKTRSFAVGIMGNLFARLGSGALPFLLPLMLQVALGYSPSHAGMSMIPLALAAMFAKPLATKAIERLGYRIVLTGNTLLLGILLASMALISADTPYWLLLIHLAFLGGVNSLQFSAMNAVTLIDLDDASAASGNSLLSVVAQLSLSLGVACGAALLGGFSDDVATGDVSDVLGAFQLTFLCVGVLAMFAASIFLQLSPRMAPEAPPRKPQPEPEIEA; via the coding sequence ATGCCAACCTCAACACCGCAGCTGGACGCCCGCACCCTGCGCTGGATGCCATGGGTCATCGCCATCGCCTTTTTCATGCAAAGCCTGGACGGCACGATCCTCAACACCGCGCTGCCATCCATGGCCCGCTCGCTGGCGGAAGACCCCTTGCGCATGCAGTCGGTGATCATCGCCTACATGCTGACCATCGCCCTGCTGATTCCGGCGTCCGGCTGGATTTCCGACCGTTTTGGCATCAAGCGCATCTTTTTCAGCGCCATCCTGCTGTTCAGCTTCGGATCCTTGCTGTGCGCGGTGTCCAACTCCGTCGGCATGCTGGTCGGGGCGCGGGTGATTCAGGGCCTGGGCGGTGCGTTGATGATGCCGGTCGGCCGGCTCATCGTGCTGCGCGCCTATCCGAGGACCGAGCTGGTGCGCACGCTGAGCTTCATCACCATGCCCGCCCTGCTTGGCCCGCTGATGGGCCCGACGGTCGGCGGCTGGCTGGTGGAATACCTGAGCTGGCACTGGATCTTCCTGATCAACCTCCCGGTGGGGATTCTCGGTTGCTTTGCGGTGCGCAAATTCATCCCCGATCTGCAGGGCGGCGGACGCACGCGTTTTGATCTGGTGGGATTCGGGCTGTTCGGTGCGTCGATGGTGCTCATCACCATTGCGCTGGAAGGCTTGGGCGAACTCCACTTGCCGCACTTGCGCGTGGTGATGCTGTTGTTCGGCGGCATGGCCTGTCTGGCGGCGTACTGGTTGCGCGCCAGTCACGTGGAAGCGCCGCTGTTCTCCGCGCAGTTGTTCAAGACCCGCAGTTTCGCGGTGGGCATCATGGGCAACCTGTTCGCCCGCCTGGGCAGCGGCGCCCTGCCTTTTCTGCTGCCGCTGATGCTGCAAGTCGCGCTGGGTTACTCACCGTCACACGCCGGCATGAGCATGATTCCCCTGGCCCTCGCAGCGATGTTCGCCAAACCGCTGGCGACCAAAGCCATCGAGCGACTGGGTTATCGCATCGTGTTGACCGGTAATACGCTGCTGCTGGGCATCCTGCTGGCGAGCATGGCCCTGATCAGTGCTGACACGCCGTACTGGCTTTTGTTAATTCATCTGGCGTTTCTGGGCGGGGTCAACTCGCTGCAGTTCTCGGCGATGAACGCAGTGACGCTGATCGATCTTGACGATGCCAGCGCCGCCAGCGGCAACAGTTTGCTGTCGGTGGTCGCGCAGCTGTCCCTGAGTCTCGGCGTCGCCTGCGGGGCCGCGTTGCTGGGCGGATTCAGCGACGACGTGGCGACGGGTGACGTCAGCGACGTGCTCGGCGCGTTCCAGCTGACCTTCCTGTGTGTCGGCGTGCTGGCGATGTTCGCGGCGTCGATCTTTCTGCAGCTTTCGCCGCGCATGGCCCCCGAAGCGCCGCCGCGCAAACCGCAACCAGAGCCCGAGATCGAGGCGTGA